The following coding sequences are from one Nicotiana tomentosiformis chromosome 3, ASM39032v3, whole genome shotgun sequence window:
- the LOC138908501 gene encoding uncharacterized protein, whose protein sequence is MRWLELLKDYNITILYHLGKANVIADALSRQAEILGSLAYLPAVERPMALDVQALASQFVRLDISEPSRVLAWVVSRSSLFDHIWGRQYDEPHLLVLKDTVQHGDAKEITIADDGALRMQDRLCVPNVDGMSLYSFKDERLF, encoded by the coding sequence atgaggtggttagagctgcttaaggattataatatcaccattttgtaccatcttgggaaggccaatgtgatagccgatgctttgagtcgtcagGCAGAGattttggggagcttagcatatctaccagcagtagagaggcccatggcgttggatgttcaggccttagctagccagtttgtgagattggatatttctgagccgagtcgagtattggcttgggtagtctctcgatcttctctttTTGATCATATCTGGGGgcgtcagtatgatgaaccccatctgcttgtccttaaggacacggttcagcatggtgatgctaaggagatCACTATTgcggatgatggtgcattgaggatgcaggacaggctttgtgtgcccaatgtagatg